From one Rattus norvegicus strain BN/NHsdMcwi chromosome 7, GRCr8, whole genome shotgun sequence genomic stretch:
- the Phf5a gene encoding PHD finger-like domain-containing protein 5A translates to MAKHHPDLIFCRKQAGVAIGRLCEKCDGKCVICDSYVRPCTLVRICDECNYGSYQGRCVICGGPGVSDAYYCKECTIQEKDRDGCPKIVNLGSSKTDLFYERKKYGFKKR, encoded by the exons ATGGCTAAACATCATCCAGATTTGATTTTCTGCCGCAAGCAGGCTGGTGTAG CTATCGGAAGACTGTGTGAAAAAT GTGATGGCAAATGTGTGATCTGCGATTCCTACGTGCGTCCCTGTACCCTGGTTCGCATATGTGATGAGTGTAACTATGGATCCTACCAGGGCCGCTGCGTGATCTGTGGAGGTCCCGGAGTCTCTGATGCCTACTATTGTAAAGAGTGCACCATTCAGGAGAAGGAT AGAGATGGTTGCCCAAAGATTGTCAATTTGGGGAGCTCTAAGACAGACCTGTTCTATGAGCGCAAAAAATACGGTTTCAAGAAGAGGTGA